The following proteins are co-located in the Candidatus Accumulibacter cognatus genome:
- a CDS encoding urease accessory protein UreD: protein MTAALATAIEEAARPGWQARLALGFERRAEATLLVRREHCGPLRVQKALYPEGPAVCHAIVLHPPGGIAGGDRLDISLAAGAGAHALLTTPGAGKWYRSGGRPAQHVLNISIGRAAVIEWLPQETIVFDGADARMHTHVQLAAGGMFCGWEILCLGRTAAGECFSYGQLDLATRIESEGRPLWVERGRLSGSSAWLDAAAGLAGRPVSATLLLAGTVVQREWLDACLAVPTTASLLTGITALPEVLVARCLAPCTEAARAWLSEVWKRLRPAALGKAAIVPRIWST from the coding sequence CTGACGGCGGCACTGGCGACGGCCATCGAAGAAGCGGCACGTCCCGGCTGGCAGGCACGGCTGGCGCTCGGTTTCGAGCGTCGTGCAGAGGCCACGCTGCTGGTAAGGCGCGAGCATTGCGGGCCGTTGCGCGTACAGAAAGCGCTCTATCCGGAGGGTCCGGCGGTCTGTCATGCGATTGTCCTGCATCCGCCCGGGGGCATCGCCGGCGGCGACCGACTGGACATCTCGCTGGCCGCGGGAGCCGGTGCGCATGCATTGTTGACCACCCCAGGCGCCGGCAAGTGGTATCGTTCGGGAGGGCGTCCTGCGCAGCATGTGTTGAACATTAGCATTGGGCGCGCGGCCGTCATCGAGTGGCTGCCACAGGAAACGATCGTCTTCGACGGTGCCGACGCACGGATGCATACGCACGTCCAACTGGCCGCCGGTGGCATGTTCTGCGGCTGGGAGATACTCTGCCTGGGTCGCACGGCTGCCGGCGAATGCTTCAGCTACGGGCAGCTCGACCTGGCGACACGGATCGAAAGCGAAGGACGGCCGCTCTGGGTCGAGCGCGGTCGACTGTCGGGTAGCTCGGCCTGGCTCGACGCGGCTGCCGGTCTGGCCGGCAGACCGGTCAGCGCAACCCTGCTGCTTGCGGGAACGGTGGTGCAGCGAGAATGGCTCGACGCCTGTCTGGCGGTTCCGACCACCGCAAGCCTGTTGACCGGGATCACGGCACTGCCCGAGGTGCTGGTGGCGCGTTGCCTGGCGCCCTGTACCGAAGCGGCACGCGCTTGGTTGAGCGAAGTGTGGAAACGGTTGCGCCCGGCGGCGCTCGGCAAAGCAGCCATCGTGCCACGCATCTGGAGCACTTGA
- a CDS encoding urease subunit gamma, with product MELTPREKDKLLIFTAALLAERRRARGLKLNYPEAVALISAAIVEGARDGRTVAELMSYGTTLLRRADVMEGVPEMIHDIQVEASFPDGTKLVTVHHPII from the coding sequence ATGGAACTGACCCCGAGAGAAAAGGACAAGCTGTTGATTTTCACCGCCGCTTTGCTCGCCGAACGACGCCGGGCGCGTGGCCTGAAGCTTAACTACCCGGAAGCGGTGGCCCTGATCAGCGCCGCGATCGTCGAAGGCGCCCGCGACGGCCGCACGGTCGCCGAGCTGATGAGCTACGGCACAACGCTGTTGCGTCGTGCCGACGTGATGGAAGGCGTGCCGGAAATGATCCACGATATCCAGGTCGAAGCAAGCTTCCCGGACGGCACCAAGCTGGTGACCGTACATCACCCGATCATTTGA
- a CDS encoding urease subunit beta — MIPGEMRIEEGDIELNAGRATTRLSVANTGDRPIQVGSHYHFAETNAALVFDRVAARGCRLDIAAGTAVRFEPGQTRSVQLVALAGERQVHGFNGRVMGKLP, encoded by the coding sequence ATGATTCCCGGAGAAATGCGGATCGAAGAAGGCGACATCGAACTCAACGCCGGTCGTGCAACGACCCGCCTGAGCGTCGCCAATACCGGCGACCGGCCGATCCAGGTCGGTTCGCATTACCACTTTGCCGAAACCAATGCCGCGCTGGTTTTCGACCGCGTCGCGGCGCGCGGTTGCCGACTCGACATTGCCGCCGGTACCGCGGTACGCTTCGAACCCGGTCAGACGCGCAGCGTACAACTGGTGGCGCTGGCCGGCGAGCGCCAAGTCCATGGCTTCAATGGCCGGGTAATGGGAAAATTGCCATGA